A DNA window from Bacteroides cellulosilyticus contains the following coding sequences:
- a CDS encoding glycosyltransferase family 32 protein, whose product MIPKVIHFCWLSNEPYPDLIKKCIESWKEKLPDYTIKKWDTTNFDVTSVPFVKEAYECKKWAFAADYIRLHALYTEGGIYLDSDVRVLKSFDIFLSDPAFSAIEFNPKIYPIALQNGFFDDEGNLLYDSIQIGLGLQVQAAVIGAEKGNSYIKSCLDYYIGKNFILADGLFNNKIILPDIMAFYARNFGFKYINREQKLLDIKLYASEVFAPHPKLVTSKSYAIHCCTGTWRKKTWFRKFIEYIRHRLY is encoded by the coding sequence ATGATACCTAAAGTGATTCACTTTTGTTGGCTAAGTAATGAACCATATCCCGATTTGATAAAGAAATGTATTGAATCATGGAAGGAGAAACTGCCTGATTATACAATAAAAAAATGGGATACAACTAATTTTGATGTAACTTCTGTTCCTTTTGTCAAAGAGGCATATGAATGTAAAAAATGGGCTTTTGCAGCAGATTATATTCGTTTACATGCCTTATACACAGAAGGTGGTATTTATTTAGATTCTGATGTGCGGGTGCTTAAAAGTTTTGATATTTTTTTAAGCGATCCTGCATTTTCTGCTATAGAATTTAATCCTAAAATATATCCTATTGCTTTGCAAAATGGTTTTTTTGATGACGAAGGAAACTTATTATATGATTCAATACAAATAGGTTTAGGGCTTCAAGTGCAAGCCGCCGTGATAGGTGCAGAAAAGGGAAATAGTTATATAAAGAGTTGTTTGGATTATTATATAGGTAAGAATTTTATTCTTGCTGATGGACTTTTTAATAATAAAATAATACTTCCAGATATTATGGCTTTTTATGCAAGAAATTTTGGTTTTAAATATATTAATAGAGAACAAAAGTTACTTGATATTAAACTTTATGCATCAGAGGTGTTTGCTCCTCATCCTAAATTAGTAACTTCTAAATCTTATGCTATTCATTGTTGTACAGGCACATGGAGAAAAAAAACATGGTTTAGAAAGTTTATAGAATATATAAGGCATAGGTTGTATTAG
- a CDS encoding EpsG family protein — MLVYISLFLFFVILSLIYDFSSTQNKNKKNFFILCCVILSLVAGLRYRIGVDSMRYMEVFEKLPKLSDWLSVDFSIANQPLWLLINIVCKSIYNDFVLVQLVQAFAVNILVFRFIYKTTTKYFLVILAYYCIMWWNFNFEIMRESLCVAIYLNILLAYFTHKNIYKFLLFSIPILFIHWFSFIVIILTVVVHFISLKRLIVFCTVVALLSLFLFDANGLFEYFLFLDLFLPDNMTERSVFYLASDDYGFINITIVGIIFILLTQVLYPYLIVSLKETNEEKCKLLVLYMFFIVLRLKLLILSRIVNYWDLLLIVMVVNSFFMHKNTYRMLYIRCCFIYSLYVGIRAFYLPSSLETRGNIGYDCRYIPYSSYLTKQKNPDREYLYNINLY; from the coding sequence ATGCTAGTATATATCTCTCTTTTTTTGTTTTTTGTGATTTTGTCATTAATATATGATTTTTCTTCAACACAAAATAAAAATAAAAAGAATTTTTTCATTTTGTGTTGTGTTATTCTCAGTCTCGTTGCTGGATTAAGATATCGTATAGGTGTTGATTCTATGAGATATATGGAAGTATTTGAAAAACTTCCAAAACTATCTGATTGGTTGAGTGTTGATTTCAGTATTGCAAATCAGCCATTATGGTTGTTGATAAATATTGTTTGTAAAAGTATTTATAATGATTTCGTACTAGTACAACTTGTTCAAGCATTTGCTGTTAATATTTTAGTTTTTCGTTTTATTTATAAAACTACTACTAAATACTTTCTTGTGATACTAGCATATTATTGTATAATGTGGTGGAACTTTAATTTTGAGATAATGAGAGAGTCTTTGTGTGTTGCAATTTATTTGAATATTTTACTCGCTTATTTTACTCATAAAAATATTTATAAGTTTTTGTTGTTTTCTATTCCAATTTTATTTATTCATTGGTTCTCTTTTATAGTTATAATACTGACTGTTGTTGTACATTTTATATCATTAAAGCGTTTGATCGTATTTTGTACTGTTGTGGCTCTTTTATCCTTATTCCTTTTTGATGCTAATGGACTTTTTGAATACTTTTTATTTTTAGATCTTTTTCTACCAGATAATATGACTGAACGTTCTGTCTTTTATTTGGCAAGTGACGACTATGGTTTTATTAATATAACTATTGTTGGGATAATATTTATATTGCTTACGCAGGTATTGTATCCTTATTTGATAGTTTCTTTGAAAGAAACCAATGAGGAAAAATGTAAACTGCTGGTTTTGTACATGTTCTTTATTGTTCTTAGACTAAAGTTGTTAATTTTATCCCGTATTGTGAACTATTGGGACTTGTTGTTGATAGTAATGGTAGTTAACTCCTTCTTTATGCATAAAAATACTTATAGAATGTTGTATATTCGCTGCTGTTTCATCTATTCATTATATGTAGGAATTCGTGCTTTTTATTTACCATCTTCGTTAGAAACAAGAGGTAATATAGGGTATGATTGTCGTTATATCCCTTATTCGTCTTATCTAACAAAACAAAAGAACCCGGATCGGGAATATTTATATAATATAAATCTATATTAA
- a CDS encoding NAD-dependent epimerase/dehydratase family protein: MKKVIIFGATGTVGAYTSLFLKDLGYDVIAVGRRKSDNNFFSDHQISYYSIDISDSESFEVLPHKNIEAVLNFAGAMPAKMEGYNPYEYVNTIVMGTLNVLEYAKRINCNRFVFSQSISDILYLFGSENKISADVERRFPVTGDHSVYSICKNAAVNFIEHYAITYNFKYFILRLPTIYAYHGSPYYYVNGERKYLAYRLLIEKAMRGEPIEVWGNPAQKKEITYIKDLLQIIRGCLETTVQGGIYNVGTGVGVSLEEQIDGIIEVFSSKNNPSPKIYCPSKPSSPQFVLDITKTQIDLGYTPKYGYLEYLRDMKDEMEMNRFNKLWGNA; encoded by the coding sequence ATGAAAAAAGTAATAATTTTTGGAGCTACAGGCACAGTTGGTGCATATACTTCCCTTTTTCTGAAAGATTTAGGATATGATGTTATAGCTGTTGGTAGGAGAAAATCTGATAATAATTTTTTTTCGGATCATCAAATATCGTACTATTCGATTGATATTTCTGATAGTGAAAGCTTTGAGGTATTACCTCACAAGAATATAGAGGCTGTATTGAATTTTGCAGGTGCTATGCCTGCAAAGATGGAGGGATATAATCCTTATGAGTATGTCAATACGATTGTTATGGGGACATTGAATGTATTAGAATATGCGAAAAGAATTAATTGTAATAGATTTGTTTTCTCTCAATCAATTTCAGATATATTGTATTTATTTGGATCTGAAAATAAAATTTCAGCAGATGTAGAGCGACGTTTTCCTGTAACAGGTGATCATTCTGTGTATTCTATATGTAAAAATGCTGCTGTTAACTTTATAGAGCATTATGCGATAACTTATAACTTTAAGTATTTCATTCTTCGTCTTCCTACAATTTATGCATATCATGGTTCGCCTTATTATTATGTTAATGGTGAAAGAAAATATTTAGCTTATCGTTTGTTGATAGAAAAAGCTATGCGAGGTGAGCCTATTGAGGTTTGGGGAAATCCTGCACAGAAAAAAGAAATTACTTATATAAAGGATTTACTTCAAATAATAAGAGGGTGTTTGGAAACGACTGTTCAAGGTGGAATTTATAATGTAGGAACGGGGGTAGGAGTGTCTTTAGAAGAACAGATAGATGGAATTATAGAAGTCTTTTCCTCTAAAAATAATCCGAGTCCTAAAATATATTGTCCTTCAAAGCCCTCATCTCCTCAATTTGTATTAGATATTACTAAGACCCAAATAGATTTAGGATATACTCCTAAATATGGATATCTTGAATATCTGAGGGATATGAAAGATGAAATGGAAATGAATCGTTTTAATAAGTTATGGGGGAATGCGTAA
- a CDS encoding acetyl-CoA carboxylase biotin carboxylase subunit family protein — protein MKKILILGGTWFQLPAIQYAKSEGYYVITCDYLPSNPGHRYADEYHNVSTTDKEAVLFLAKTLRVDGILCFASDPAAPIAAYVSEQLGLPGNPYDKVCLLGEKHLWRQFLESNGFHVPKSKSYICYSDISLDEWNYPVMVKPVDSSGSKGITKVCNKQDISAAFEYALSFSRKKIIIIEEYIEKVGPQIGGDGFYGMDHLEFVCYGEQVVDNNITGYVPCGMKFPAQLPSSLKERITKEIEHVISLSGLRNLSFNLEVMVDKSGCIYIMELGPRNGGNCIPEVIQNYTGVNMVALAVEAALGNTLPIHISKNDHNFAYYALHSSVSGIYRGYQITTDFSGKLNGAYIFIEEGTEVGVFLGSNQTIGILLLEFETRLDMDLFFDNPCNFIKVNVI, from the coding sequence ATGAAGAAAATTTTGATTTTAGGTGGAACCTGGTTTCAGCTTCCAGCTATTCAATATGCGAAATCTGAAGGATATTATGTCATAACATGTGATTATCTACCGAGCAATCCAGGGCATAGATATGCGGATGAGTATCATAATGTGAGTACTACTGATAAAGAAGCTGTATTATTCTTAGCAAAGACTTTAAGAGTGGACGGTATTCTGTGTTTTGCTTCAGATCCTGCAGCACCTATTGCGGCTTATGTTTCAGAACAGTTAGGATTGCCAGGTAATCCCTATGATAAAGTTTGTCTTTTGGGTGAAAAACATCTTTGGCGTCAATTCTTAGAATCAAATGGATTTCATGTTCCGAAATCTAAATCATACATATGTTATTCTGATATTTCTTTGGATGAATGGAATTATCCTGTAATGGTGAAGCCTGTAGATTCTTCTGGTAGTAAAGGGATAACTAAGGTTTGTAATAAGCAAGATATCTCTGCAGCTTTTGAATATGCTTTATCTTTTTCTCGTAAGAAGATCATAATAATAGAGGAATATATAGAAAAAGTTGGACCTCAAATTGGTGGTGATGGATTTTATGGGATGGATCATTTGGAATTCGTGTGTTATGGTGAACAGGTTGTTGATAATAATATTACAGGATATGTGCCATGTGGAATGAAGTTTCCCGCTCAATTACCTTCCTCTCTTAAGGAACGTATAACAAAAGAAATAGAGCATGTTATTTCTCTATCTGGGTTGAGAAATCTATCTTTTAATTTAGAAGTCATGGTAGATAAATCTGGGTGTATTTATATAATGGAATTGGGACCTCGCAATGGTGGAAACTGTATACCGGAAGTTATTCAAAATTATACGGGTGTAAATATGGTTGCTTTAGCTGTAGAAGCGGCTTTGGGGAATACTTTGCCTATTCATATCAGTAAGAATGATCACAATTTTGCCTATTATGCGCTTCATAGTTCTGTCTCTGGTATTTATAGAGGATATCAGATTACTACAGATTTTAGTGGGAAATTAAATGGGGCTTATATCTTTATAGAAGAAGGAACTGAAGTAGGCGTTTTTTTAGGTTCTAATCAGACTATTGGTATTCTTTTGTTAGAGTTTGAAACTCGATTAGATATGGATTTATTTTTTGACAATCCTTGTAATTTTATAAAAGTAAATGTTATATGA